A region of the Candidatus Zixiibacteriota bacterium genome:
CCTTTTTCCGGCGATCAATTTTCTTCTCTACGCGGGCGTTCTCGCCTACTATGCATTGCCCCTGGTCCTCGACTATCTTAGAACCCGGCGAGAGGAAATCTCGGCCGCGCTCGAGGACGCAGCCGAGAGCAAACAGCGGGCGGAGGCGGCGTTGGCGGAGTATCGCTCCCGTCTGGCGCGTCTGGGCGAGGAGGCCGCTGCCCTGCAGGCGTCCCTTCGCACCGACGGCGAGCGTGAAAAGGCCAGGCTGCTGAACGAGGCGACGGCGCTGGCGGCCAAGATCCGGGAGGACGCGCGGTTCCTGGGGGAACAGGAGGTCAAGGTCGCGCGACAGCAGATCCGCAGCGAGATGGCGGAACGTGCCGCAGCGACGGCGCGCACGCTGATCGAGCAGCACATGTCCGAGGCCGATCGCGAGCGCCTGGTTGAGGATTTCATGCAAGAGATCGGGCAGGTCAGATGA
Encoded here:
- a CDS encoding ATP synthase F0 subunit B, producing the protein MTFLGVLGGAVAWASAAGEAHEPSPGGILFPAINFLLYAGVLAYYALPLVLDYLRTRREEISAALEDAAESKQRAEAALAEYRSRLARLGEEAAALQASLRTDGEREKARLLNEATALAAKIREDARFLGEQEVKVARQQIRSEMAERAAATARTLIEQHMSEADRERLVEDFMQEIGQVR